Proteins encoded within one genomic window of Humulus lupulus chromosome 1, drHumLupu1.1, whole genome shotgun sequence:
- the LOC133811041 gene encoding LOB domain-containing protein 36-like, with the protein MQSNSPCAACKIQRRKCTQECVFAPYFPPDQPQKFMNVHKVFGASNVSKLLQELSAENREDAVNSLAYEADARLRDPVYGCVGLISVLQQRLKQVQYDLFSAKKELAAYLGPQAMVSIFQAPIYMPHQGNPSSSSLYNNPYSSIMGAPGGGPLIIREPSQVQPQAHVDAQQIQAQIQAQIQAQTQPHYLDAHQLAREHQQDVLMRLTVEQKMAIMQQQQQQQPIQYQHRSVQQNLARFTTGHDPRTGPDDETAEFNEMGGSATAVGSGLVLGSGYQHPYDLVQQQDQQQSEHGHNPLQQLHREEDQLLFDNPESPVLQLGPQTQLWHKFGNEDDRRNNIGPTS; encoded by the coding sequence atgcaATCGAATTCTCCATGCGCGGCGTGCAAGATTCAGAGGAGGAAATGTACTCAAGAATGCGTGTTCGCACCGTATTTCCCACCGGACCAACCCCAAAAATTCATGAATGTTCACAAAGTATTTGGTGCCAGTAATGTTTCGAAACTACTCCAAGAACTCAGCGCCGAGAACCGTGAAGACGCAGTCAACTCTCTCGCTTACGAAGCCGACGCACGTCTTCGAGACCCGGTTTATGGCTGTGTGGGTCTCATCTCCGTTCTTCAGCAAAGACTGAAGCAAGTCCAGTATGATCTCTTCAGCGCGAAAAAAGAGCTTGCTGCTTACTTGGGTCCCCAAGCTATGGTTTCCATTTTTCAAGCTCCGATATATATGCCGCATCAAGGGAACCCTTCTTCTTCCTCACTTTACAATAATCCGTATAGCTCCATTATGGGTGCTCCCGGGGGTGGTCCATTGATCATCCGTGAACCTTCTCAGGTTCAACCTCAAGCTCATGTTGATGCTCAACAGATTCAGGCACAGATTCAAGCGCAGATTCAGGCTCAGACTCAGCCACATTACCTCGACGCTCATCAACTGGCGAGGGAACACCAACAAGATGTGCTAATGAGGCTTACTGTGGAACAGAAAATGGCGATTatgcagcaacagcaacaacaacagccgATTCAGTATCAACATCGTTCCGTCCAACAAAATCTCGCGAGGTTTACTACAGGTCATGACCCTCGTACGGGTCCGGATGATGAGACAGCTGAGTTCAATGAGATGGGTGGTAGCGCAACTGCAGTGGGGTCTGGTTTAGTTCTTGGTAGTGGGTATCAACATCCTTATGATCTTGTTCAACAACAAGATCAGCAGCAATCGGAGCATGGTCACAATCCTCTTCAACAACTCCATCGTGAGGAGGATCAACTTTTGTTCGATAACCCCGAGTCGCCGGTTTTGCAACTGGGTCCGCAAACTCAACTGTGGCACAAGTTTGGTAACGAAGACGATAGGAGAAATAACATTGGTCCGACTAGTTGA